gtgtgtgtgtgtgtgtgtgtttgtagGAACAACTGGGAAAACTTCGTGAAGAAAATGGGTCTCTTAAAAGAAATTTGGAGAGCTGTAAGGCAGTTTCAGCCAATTCTAATGTAATTCAGTGTTTTATTCACTTTCATAGAGTTACTGTTTATCATTCATTATGCTATATGCCGCTATGATGCATTCTTCAAATCTCACAGGGAACTTCGGAAAGATCACCCAGAGCTCAAAGGAATGCAGTTCAGGAAAATTCATTGAACGTCACCAAACAGAATGGATATGGTGGCGGTTCTTCCTATGGGATCCAGCTAAATGGTCTGCATTCGGTGACAGGGAATCATAAGGTAATTATAACTTATAAGAAGCTTCATTGCACTTTATGTTATTTTGTAACTTCATAGATTGTGTTCTCTTCACACCCTGATCATATTTGGAATTTGTTGACAATATTCCTTTTCTCCTACATTAAAGTGTTAAAAAGAACAATTTTCATCTTAAAGATGTTGCTTATTACATTGAGAGGAACCCAGTTTTTAATGTTGAATAATTGCTACTGCTCTTTATTGACATCAAATCATGCTACAGGGAAATGTGTTTGAGGAAGAGAGAGCATCCTTTGCTATCAAGCAGGCTAGTCTAGAAAATGAAATCAAACAATTGAAACTACAACTCAGCaataagtccaagaaagaaactgaaATAGAAAGGAGGCTAGAAGGTATGTTTGAGCAAAGTCCAATTTTTTCTACTTTTAAACAGTCAGTAACCAATATTAAAATTTACATAGCTTTATTCACATAAATCTTCTGTTTCTGAATTTTAGATGAAAACAAGCTGAATGGATTTCTCCAACAAGAACTAAATGAACTCAAGATCAACAAAGAGAGTGTATGTTTGTTTTCTTTGCAAGTAGATGCATATGTATCTTGATCCACAGTTAGCAGTATACAAGTTTGGTCTCCATGGATATGATCCTTCTTTTATATTGTATAGATATCGACTAGCATGGAGGAGCTGCATAAGGAACTGAATGAGAAGAAATCAGAGTTGAGACGtatgcaagatgagttgaacagAAGGGACAAGGAGCATGTATCTGATGCATCTCTTCAGAGCCTAAGGAATATGTTAATGGCTCTGCAGAAGGAGAATTCCGACCTAAAGGTCTTAATAGTTTGTACATCGGCTCCATACTTCTAACGCTGCTATACTAACCCTGCAAATGCACTGATCCTATGGCAAAGATTTTGACAACAAAGAAGTTTCCTTCTGTAGATAGAGAGAGCCAGGCTTGAGGCAGATCTCAAGAATATGAACAGTACCTCACAAAAAACAGCCGACAGTACATCAGATAACAAAATTCCTGACTCAGAAAAGGTACACTCTTGCTCTGAAGCTGTGCTTCGTATATATAATTTGTATAGTAACAATATCTCTAGAAGATGCATGGGCCTCTTTTTATGTTCAATGGCAACACTTCGTTATTTTGATGTTTTGGAAGTTCATGTCAATTGTGGAATCAAGGCCTCGATGCTTATAAGCTTCTTGATTTCCTGAAATGAAATGTACTACAGATTTTGCTACTAAGAGTATTCCTAAAACTATCAGTATCATTTAGTTTGTACAATTCACAATGGATTACTTTTTTAACTAAAGAGTTATGGCCCAACAATCAAAATGAATTAGTCTGTAGTGCATTGTACTGTTATCCCACTAAATGTTGAATAGAATAAAAATACATTTTACTATGTATTACTTGTTCGCTAATAGTTATTAGGCCAACACCACAGTAATGGCTATCCCACTAAATGACGTAGAGAATAAAAATACTGATGTGCTTGTAGTTCTACTGTGAAGGTTAAGGAAGAAATGGATATCTTGAAAAGAGCGTTACAGGATGCTTCTCGTGAGAGAGACAAAGCAGTGCAAGATTTGGCTCGGCTGAAGCAGCATTTGTTAGATAAGGTAACCCCATATTCTTATCTTGtaatttgttgaattttttcCCTACTAGTGATATAAGGCAGAGCAGGTGGTCCTTGTGTCATTTCTACTTTCTAAACAAGTTATATGCAATATCTTATGCAAATGTGATAAGCTATTTAAATGAACAATATGATGTGCAAACTGAGGGACAAATCCTTTTTCTTCATTAGGACCTTGAGGACCAAGAAAAGATGGATGAAGACAGTAAACTCATTGAAGAATTGCGGGTAATCTGTGAGCAGCAAAGGGCTCATATAGTGCAGTTAGAGAGGGCTTTAAAGGTTGAGATAGCAAAGCAGGAGGAGAACAAAAGGATCATAAATGAAGAGCACCAGAGGTCAAATGAACAGCTGGAAGAATTAAAGTATAAGCTTGCTAGCTGTATGAGTGCACTCGAATCAAAAAATGAGGAGCTGCTAAATCTTCAGACTGCCCTTGGACAGTACTATGCTGAGAGTGAAGCCAAGGTGATTGAATTCTTAGACTCTTCGTTGTTTGGAATTTAATAATTTGCAAATTTTCAGATTGATTATGGTCTTTAATATGTATGTAGGAACGACTTGGAGGTGATTTAGCTGTTGCGAGGGGAGAATTGTCTAAACTATCTGAGTCATTAAAGGTAAAAGCAGAGCGTACTTTATAAATGCCTGAGCAAGCATTGATCAACTTCAGTACTTCAATTGATCCTCTGACTGCCAAAGACATAATATTTTTTAACTTAACTACTTTGTATCCTTCTGGGCACTTAAGCCCGGAGGAACTTCTAGACCTCACAAATGATatctatgaaaaaaaaacatccatACTTTCACAGCTTAGTTAACTGGCCCAGTTAATGGCCAAATACTTTGGCAAGATGATACTTCTGGAAATACAATCCAAAACCCGCGAAACGGTCAAGAGTATTCTCCGAATGTGatttatactccctccttccaaaTTGTATGTTGTTTTGGCTTCTAGATATATAGTATTTGTCATGCACATAGACATAAGCTATGTCTAGGTACGTAGTAAAAACTATGAATCcagaaaagccaaaacaacctataatttggaacggagggagtattagaTTCATGAATACCTAAATTTGGTGTGCCCACATACTTTGATGTTGTCTAATTGACATTGCTAAGGCATATTCTTTTTATGCAGGTGGCGAATCAAATGATCGAGATTTCAAGAAGGGAGAAGGAAGATATGGCTACCAAACTTTCACAAGCAGAGAGGATGTTAGCAGATGGGAAGCGCTCCATGCAGAAGCTTGAGGATGACAACTCAAGATTGCGACGTGCGCTAGAACAAAGCATGACAACAGTGAATAGGATGTCATTAGATTCAGATAACGCCGTTGACAGGTTGGTAATGATTGCATTGTCTTCTGTAATGATTTTAGTGAATCCATATATGGATGACTGCTCGTTTGTAGCTATGTATATGCGTTCTTTGAGGAAGACAATTTTTCTCCAATACATGCTAAACTGTAAAGAGTTCAATACTTTCCTAGATGAGCATGGACAAACATTGATACCCAAACCTTTATAGGAAATAAGATATCTAAAGTGGAAATATTGGGCTAACAAAGTTTTATTTTCCTCCTTTTTctcatcttctcttttttttttgaaaaataattgatGGACGAAACCAGAGTACTTGCTTGCTGGTTAATCTATGACCATACTATGCCATCTGCAATTTAACATTCCAATTTTTAATCTTCCTGACCTGTACTGTATTTCTCTGATTAGCAAGATATTTTGTGTGCATAGAGTTTTTTCTCCTTGCACTTTCATTGGACATCATTAAACGCTATGTGTCATATGCAACAGATACAGTTAACAAAATTTTCCTTGCAGGCGCATTGTGATTAAATTGCTAGTCACCTACTTCCAgcggaatcacagcaaagaggTGCATGGCTTATGCAAATCAATTAGTGTCTTGTACTTTCAAAATAAAGTACATTATCAAATAATATCCTAATGTTGGATATTGGCAGGTTCTGGACCTCATGGTTCGCATGCTTGGCTTCTCTGAGGAAGACAAGCAAAGGATTGGCTTTGCACAAAATAATGTCGGTAAGGGTGTTGTTCGTGGTGTTTTGGGTCTCCCAGGACGCCTAGTTGGAGGAATTGTTGGTGGTGGTTCATCCGGCAAATCTACTCAAGCATCTCAGGATAGCCAGGTGGGATCTATATGTCCAATGCCTTGGTTCTTTCATAATACTATGTGTTTCTGTTCCGAAGCTCAGCAAGATATTGATAACAAATAAGCTGGGTCTTTGCATTATGTTACAACCTGTTAGTTGATATTTGTATCCGCATGCCATTATGTGCAGTCATTCGCAGACCTATGGGTGGACTTCCTGCTCAAGGAGACAGAAGAAAGGGAGAAACGGGAAGCCTCAGAAGCTGCAAAGCAGTTGCAGGACGAGAGCCAAACTGCGACCAGTACAAGTAGTTCATCAGGCGGCCAACAACGATCACAGAACCCCTCAAACGTGGCACCTGGCCCTTCCACAACCACAAGGCCACATGTGTTTGGTCGTCCTGACTCTGAATTCTCAACAGTTCCACTCGCATCATCATCATACTCATCCATGCCGACACAATTTTCAAGACCACCTCCAAGATGATTGCAATCAAGTGTACACTGTACAGTATCGGATTCCTTTTTGTTCTGGGTGGTCCTGCATCCAAACGTTAAGCTATTTGTTTCATTCGTTGACAATGCGAAGATGATAGTAGTTGATTCAAAAGTTCTCTTTTTTGTTCCTCCTTGGGCATGTAGAAAAGGGCAAAAGGCAATATGTAAATGGAGTCCTAGTCTCGTACCCTACACAAGGGATGGAGATAAAATCAGAATTGTTCATTATACCATGTACGATTCGGGAATTGGGACCCGGTGTACCGGTGTTGTACTGCTATGAATATAACTATATGAGAAAAGGTTCTGCATCCAAACTGATTGATTGCTATTGGACTTGTACTGCATCCAAACCCTGGTTAATGTTAATACTTTCCTAGACGATGTTACGGCTGTGAACTCTGCAGAATGTGTTTGCGTTACCGACGGAGGAACGAAGAAAGTACGTA
The Panicum virgatum strain AP13 chromosome 6N, P.virgatum_v5, whole genome shotgun sequence genome window above contains:
- the LOC120680248 gene encoding golgin candidate 4-like isoform X1; its protein translation is MRSSIATYRESLSRLAVEVDDAAADEVPAAMGGDLSATPPSSGRRRRYSRPGPGTGPGSDTAEPDEISKLREEVQKLQVSEAEIKALSFNYAAMLKEKEEQLGKLREENGSLKRNLESCKAVSANSNGTSERSPRAQRNAVQENSLNVTKQNGYGGGSSYGIQLNGLHSVTGNHKGNVFEEERASFAIKQASLENEIKQLKLQLSNKSKKETEIERRLEDENKLNGFLQQELNELKINKESISTSMEELHKELNEKKSELRRMQDELNRRDKEHVSDASLQSLRNMLMALQKENSDLKIERARLEADLKNMNSTSQKTADSTSDNKIPDSEKVKEEMDILKRALQDASRERDKAVQDLARLKQHLLDKDLEDQEKMDEDSKLIEELRVICEQQRAHIVQLERALKVEIAKQEENKRIINEEHQRSNEQLEELKYKLASCMSALESKNEELLNLQTALGQYYAESEAKERLGGDLAVARGELSKLSESLKVANQMIEISRREKEDMATKLSQAERMLADGKRSMQKLEDDNSRLRRALEQSMTTVNRMSLDSDNAVDRRIVIKLLVTYFQRNHSKEVLDLMVRMLGFSEEDKQRIGFAQNNVGKGVVRGVLGLPGRLVGGIVGGGSSGKSTQASQDSQSFADLWVDFLLKETEEREKREASEAAKQLQDESQTATSTSSSSGGQQRSQNPSNVAPGPSTTTRPHVFGRPDSEFSTVPLASSSYSSMPTQFSRPPPR
- the LOC120680248 gene encoding golgin candidate 4-like isoform X2; its protein translation is MGLLKEIWRAGTSERSPRAQRNAVQENSLNVTKQNGYGGGSSYGIQLNGLHSVTGNHKGNVFEEERASFAIKQASLENEIKQLKLQLSNKSKKETEIERRLEDENKLNGFLQQELNELKINKESISTSMEELHKELNEKKSELRRMQDELNRRDKEHVSDASLQSLRNMLMALQKENSDLKIERARLEADLKNMNSTSQKTADSTSDNKIPDSEKVKEEMDILKRALQDASRERDKAVQDLARLKQHLLDKDLEDQEKMDEDSKLIEELRVICEQQRAHIVQLERALKVEIAKQEENKRIINEEHQRSNEQLEELKYKLASCMSALESKNEELLNLQTALGQYYAESEAKERLGGDLAVARGELSKLSESLKVANQMIEISRREKEDMATKLSQAERMLADGKRSMQKLEDDNSRLRRALEQSMTTVNRMSLDSDNAVDRRIVIKLLVTYFQRNHSKEVLDLMVRMLGFSEEDKQRIGFAQNNVGKGVVRGVLGLPGRLVGGIVGGGSSGKSTQASQDSQSFADLWVDFLLKETEEREKREASEAAKQLQDESQTATSTSSSSGGQQRSQNPSNVAPGPSTTTRPHVFGRPDSEFSTVPLASSSYSSMPTQFSRPPPR